CGCGCAGGCCGTTCGCGATCTGGTTCTGCAGCGCGTACAGCTCGCCGCGCGTCCATTCCCTGCCGTCGGGCGCGACCAGCGCCAGCTTCGACGGGTCCTGCTGCGCGAAATTCCAGAAACCCAGACCGGCCATCCGTGCTCCCTCTCCGAGACTCAGGGTTTGTGGTCGGCGACGATGTACGTGCTGAAATACTGTGACCCGCCGCCGTAGGCGTGCCCCAGCGCCTTGTGCACGCCGTCGACCTGGTGCTCGCCCGCCTGGCCGCGCACCTGCATGGCCGCCTCGGCGAAGCGGATCAGCCCCGACGCGCCGATCGGGTTGGACGACAGCACGCCGCCCGACATGTTCACCGGCAGGTCGCCGTCGAGCGCGGTCGCGCCCTCGTAAGTCATCCGCCAGCCCTGGCCCTCCTCGGCGAAGCCCATGGTCTCCATCCACATGGGCTCGAACCAGCTGAAGGGCACGTAGATCTCCGCGCAGTCGATCTCCTTGCGCGGGTTGGTGATGCCGGCTTTGGCGTACAGGTCCTTCGCGTTCATGCGGCCGGCCATCGGGTTCACCTGGTCGCGGCCGGCGAACATGGTCGGCTCGGAGCGCATCGCCGTGGCGTGCACCCACGCGGGCTTGCCGGGTGACTTCGCGGCCGCGCGCGCGCTGGCGAAGACCATGGCGCACGCGCCGTCCGAAGAGGGGCAGGTCTCGAGATAGCGGATCGGGTCCCAGAGCATGGGTGAGTTCATCACCTGCTCGAAGGTGACTCCCGGGATCTTCACGTGCGCGTAGGGGTTCTTGAGCGCGTTCTGGCGGTCCTTCACCGCCACGCGGATGCCGGTGTCCTCGGGCGCGCCCGAGCGGCGCATGTAGCCGCGCACGAGCGGCGCGAAGTAGCCGCCCGCGCCCGCGATCACCGCGACACTGAACGGTGTCGACACGGTGAGCGCCCACATCGCGTTCGACTCGGACTGCTTCTCGAAGGCCACGCACAGCACGCGCTCGAACACGCCCGACTCGACCAGCGACGAGGCCACGATGCCGGTCGAGCCGCCCACGCTGCCCGCGGTGTGCACGCGGATCATGGGCTTGCCCGCCGCGCCCAGCGCGTCGGCCAGGAACATCTCGGGCATCATCACGCCCTCGAACATGTCGGGCGCCTTGCCGATCACCACCGCGTCGATGTCCTTGAAGGACAGGTCGGCGTCGGCGAGCGCGGCCAGCGCCGCCTCGCGACACAGTCCGGGCATCGACACGTCGATGCGCTTGGCGTCGTACTTGGTCTGGCCGATCCCGACGACCGCGCTGTGCTCGCCCATCAGTCTCCCTCCAAGACGCAAACCAGGTTCTGCTGCAGACAGGGGCCCTGGGTCGCGTGGGCGACTGCGCGGTCGCCGTGACCGGCCATGATTCGCGCCGCCGCCTCGCCGATCCGCACGAGGCCCGCGGCCATGAGCGCGTGCGACGCGAGCGCGCCGCCCGACGGATTGATCTTTACGTTCTCGCCCAGCCCGAGCGCCGCGCGCAGGATCAGCTCCTGGTGCGAGTAGGGCGCGTGCAGCTCGGCGAAGTCGACCTTGCCCTTGTGCACCCCCGCCTTTGCGCCCGCGATCTCGCTCGAAGCCG
The sequence above is a segment of the Myxococcota bacterium genome. Coding sequences within it:
- a CDS encoding thiolase domain-containing protein, translating into MGEHSAVVGIGQTKYDAKRIDVSMPGLCREAALAALADADLSFKDIDAVVIGKAPDMFEGVMMPEMFLADALGAAGKPMIRVHTAGSVGGSTGIVASSLVESGVFERVLCVAFEKQSESNAMWALTVSTPFSVAVIAGAGGYFAPLVRGYMRRSGAPEDTGIRVAVKDRQNALKNPYAHVKIPGVTFEQVMNSPMLWDPIRYLETCPSSDGACAMVFASARAAAKSPGKPAWVHATAMRSEPTMFAGRDQVNPMAGRMNAKDLYAKAGITNPRKEIDCAEIYVPFSWFEPMWMETMGFAEEGQGWRMTYEGATALDGDLPVNMSGGVLSSNPIGASGLIRFAEAAMQVRGQAGEHQVDGVHKALGHAYGGGSQYFSTYIVADHKP